One Leptotrichia sp. oral taxon 215 str. W9775 genomic window, TATTTTTCCGTCTGTATTTATTTCGTATTCTGTTCCAAGGGAAGCCACTACAAGCGAAAGATTTCCACCTGTTATTTTTCCTTCTCCTCTACCACTTTTCATTATTGAATAACTGTCATCAAATTCAAGAAGATTGTAGGATTGTTTGTCTGTAAACGCTTTATTAAACCCATTTTCAGTAGTTTCAGGTATTTTGTCAAAATTTGAACTCATAGGCCCATGAAAAGTGACAAGCCCTGTTTTTTCATTGATTGCAAGCAATAATGTTGTCAAATCACTAAATCCTGAAAATATTTTAGGATTTTTTCTTATCAGGTCATAATCAAGTTTGTCTACAATTCTTATAGTCCCGTATCCTCCCCTTATGGCAAAAATTGCCTTTATGTCTTTATTTGCGAACATATCATTTATATCTTTAGCCCTTATGTAGTCAGTTCCTCCAAATCCATACCATCTTGAATCATAGGAACGGCCGTATACAACGTTAAATCCTCTGCTAAGAAGATATTCCACTTCTGCATCAGCAGATGTCCCCTTGTAATTTGCAGGAGCGATAAGACCAATTGTATCTCCAGGCTTTAACGCTTCAGGAATGATAATTTGATGATTTTCCGCCTGTAATGTAAAAGCTGATACCAGCACAAAAACAAATATTAAAAATATTTTTTTTATACCTGAAACTTTTCCGGCAATATCAATTAAATTTTTCATTTTAAAAATTCCTCCAGTTTTTGCTCAAGTTCAGTATAATCAGGAAGATGTATTCCTCTTATCCCTTCTTTTTCACAGGCTTCGATATTTACTTTTGTATCATCGATAAAAACCGTTTCTTCAGGAATAAGGTTAAATTTCTCTATAAGAGTGTCATAAATTTCCTTTTCAGGCTTTAAAAGATAGTAGTAGCATGAAACTGTATGCCCGTCAAACAACCTGAAAAAATCATACTTTTTAAAAATATGCTCAAAGGCAGGCTGATGGAAGTTTGATAGAATATACAGATTATATTTTTTCTTCAGTTCCGGTAATAACTTAACATTTTCTTCTATTGGCTGCAGTATTTCAAAAAGATCCGCATCAAAAAGCCTGTCGATCTCTTTATCTACTCCGGAAACTCTTTCCTTAAATATCTTTTTTGCATCTTCATAAGAAAGGGTACCTCTGTCCAGCATCTGCCATTCATCACTACCGAATATTCCATTGTAGAAGGCTTCCCTTTTTTCCTCTGGAACATTTTTTTCAGTATATTCCTTAGGCTCAAACTTTATGAGGACTCTTCCTAGATCAAATACTATATTTTTTATTGACATTCTTTTCTCCATTCTTTATAGTTAAGATTTTCTTTAACATCTGTAATAATGACATACTGTTTTCTAAACTTCATAATATCAGACTTTTTCCATGTTTCAGCATATTTTTTAAGATTTTCTTCTGCTTCAGGATACTCTTCTCCGTTAATTCTGCAATCTGCCCTCAAATCTCCATTAGGATCTTTTAAGGCAAACAATCTAATCGCATAATTTTTTCCTGTATTATTTATCTGCTTAGAAAAAGATTCTATTGATTTAGTAAACAGACAGCATGGACAAAATTCATCAGCATACTGTTCTGCATCAATTCCTTTTTTCTTAGCCTCTTCTTCATTAATATTCGGATAAGCAATCATATTTCCAAAAAATAGATGCCTCTTTACAGGTGGCTTGTCATCAAAATTCATTTCTATTACCTGATTCATATTTTTGGCATTTTCCGGATCAGCTGCATCTACAAGGGCATTCCAGTCTAAAATTACCCAGCTATAAAAAGCACTCTTAATACCTTTAGCAAGACCATCACAAAACTCACCATACTGATATTCAAAAATACCATTTGGAAAGAGTTCCTTATGATGAATCTGAATTGTTGCAGCTACCTGAAGCAGCCCTTCATGACTTTCCTGATCTATCCAGTTAAGCAATGGAAGAAGATAATATCCATTTTTAGGAACATATAGCCATTTCATACCTTCTTCATCGTTTATTATGTGGACTTCCCAACCTTTTTCCGTCAGTAAATCATACAGAAAATCTGCTACAACAATATTAGGATTCTTTCCGGAAGGACTTTGAAACATACTTACTTTTGAAGGATTATCAGGCAATATTCCCCAGTTAAGTTTTTCTGTATACTCGATTCTATCCGTACTGCTATCATGCTCTACTTCTTTATTTTTAGATTTGAACAGCTTTTTTAATTTGTCAAACATTATAATTTTCTCCTTTAATTACATAAAGATTTTTTCTAGTCTTTCATAAAATCCTTTACAAACTGTAATACGTCTTCTGCTTTGACTTCTGTACTTTCTCCTGTTCTTCTGTCCTTAATTTCAACTTTACCTTCAGCCGCACTTTTTCCAGCAACTATTTTCAAAGGGAATCCAATAAGATCGGCATCTTTAAACTTAAATCCTGCTCTTTCATTTCTATCATCTAAAACTACTTCTATTCCATTGGCAAGCAGCTCTTCGTATATTTTTTCTCCTAACACTGACTGTGCTTCATCCTTAACATTGGCAATTATTACATCCACTAAGTAAGGGGCAATATTTTTTGGCCAGATAATACCAAACTCATCATTATTCTGCTCTATCGCCGCTGCCATAACCCTTGAAATTCCGATACCGTAGCATCCCATTTTCATTATCTGCTGTTTTCCATTTTCATCAAGAACTGCGGCATTTAATGCTTTTGAATATTTATCCCCTAATTTGAATATATGTCCTACTTCTATACCTTTTGCAAGTTTCAAAGTTCCCTTTCCGTCAGGTGCAGTATCTCCCTCTCTTGCATTTCTTATATCTGAAACCATATCGTAAACTATATCTTCAAGATTTACATTTATATAATGGTGTTCTTCCTTGTTTGCACCTAATGCAAAGTTTCTTACATATTTAACTGTTTCATCTATTACTACTTTCAGCCCTTCTTTTTTCTCATAAGAGCCTGCATATCCAGGAACTATTCCAAATTTTTCACAATCTTCAGCTGTCATCATTTCAAGCTCAGTTTTTGCACCGATTGCATTTTTAAGTTTTACAGAGTTTACATCTAAATCCCCTCTTATTAATGCCATTACAAAATTTTCCCCATCTTCTGTAATTTCTTTCAGCATTACTGCTTTTACTGTTTTTTCTTTTGGAATATTTAAGAAATTTGCCAAATCTTCTATTGTTTTTGCATGTGGAGTTTTTACTAATTCCTTAGGTAATTTTTCTTCATCGCTTTCCTTCAGCTCAATAATACTTTGAGCCTTTTCAATATTTGCGGCATAATTTGAAGAGTCATCATATAGGATGTCATCTTCTCCGCTTTCTGCAAGTACCATGAATTCATTTGAAGAATCTCCTCCTATTGAACCTGAATCTGCCTCTACTGCCCTGAAATTAAGTCCACATCTTGTAAATATTCTTTCATATGCAGATTTCATATTCTGATATTCTTCATCCAGCGATTCCTGATTAATATGGAAACTGTAAGCATCCTTCATTACAAATTCTCTTCCTCTCATAAGCCCAAATCTAGGTCTTATTTCATCTCTGAATTTTGTCTGAATCTGATAAAGGTTAAAAGGTAAATCTTTGTATGAAGACACCATATTTCTTACTATATCTGTTACAACTTCTTCGTGAGTAGGCCCTAAAGCAAACTCTCTTTCATTTCTGTCCTTAATTCTCATAAGTTCCGGACCATAAGCAAACCATCTTCCTGATTCTTCCCAAAGTGAAGCAGGCTGTAATACAGGCATGTGTATTTCCTGAGCTCCTGCTCTGTTCATTTCTTCCCTTGTAATATTTTCTATTTTTCTTAAAACTCTGTATCCTAAAGGCAGGTAGCTGTATACTCCTCTTGTAAGCTGTTTTATCATGGAAGTTCTCAGCATTAGCTGATGACTTGCCAGTTCAGCCTCCTTAGGAGATTCCTTATACGTTTTTAAAAATGCTTTTGATAATCTCATATCTATTTCCTTTCATTTTTTTGATTTTAATTTATACGAATTATTTTTCATATTTTCATAAATTCCAAATTAGGAATTTTTGAGTTTTTATAATAATTCAATTTATATTATACAAAAAAGACTGAAACTAGTCCAGTCTTTTAAAATATTTATTTGAAAATTTATAATTCAACTCTCACTTTCAATTTCTAATTTAAAATTTTTCTGTATTAACTTTTTCTATTTTTTATTATTTTCAAGTAAATTATACAATTTTATTAAATCCTCGTTCAAAGAATAGTAATAAGTATCTAGAAACCAATCTTCAAAATATACTTCTTTAGAAAAATTTAAATATTTATGAAAATCTGAATAAATCCTAAAATTAGAATTGAAATTAATTATAGTTTTATATTCTTCTTTCTTAGAATAAATGTATTCTGCTACTTTTTCTATTTTTTTTAATTTATCTTGAAAATCATCTATTTTTTCCATCTTTTTTTTCATTTTTTCATATTCATGCAAATCTAAATAATAATTAAAATCTTTTGATAAATATATTATTACTTCTGAATCAATTATCTTATCAAAAAATGTTGTTTCAGGAAGATAAGTATTTCTAAATGGAATAACTGATATACCCTTTGATAAATACATTTTTTTATCTAATTGTTTTACTAAATTTTTAATTTCATCAC contains:
- a CDS encoding LD-carboxypeptidase, which gives rise to MKNLIDIAGKVSGIKKIFLIFVFVLVSAFTLQAENHQIIIPEALKPGDTIGLIAPANYKGTSADAEVEYLLSRGFNVVYGRSYDSRWYGFGGTDYIRAKDINDMFANKDIKAIFAIRGGYGTIRIVDKLDYDLIRKNPKIFSGFSDLTTLLLAINEKTGLVTFHGPMSSNFDKIPETTENGFNKAFTDKQSYNLLEFDDSYSIMKSGRGEGKITGGNLSLVVASLGTEYEINTDGKILFIEEVNEATYRVDRMLKQLKLAGKLKNLKGIILGDFKGAKRSELDDMSLEDVFLDNFGDMKIPIIKGFKSGHVRPFITVPIGANAKIDTYKNEIIIEKSVK
- a CDS encoding HAD family phosphatase, with product MSIKNIVFDLGRVLIKFEPKEYTEKNVPEEKREAFYNGIFGSDEWQMLDRGTLSYEDAKKIFKERVSGVDKEIDRLFDADLFEILQPIEENVKLLPELKKKYNLYILSNFHQPAFEHIFKKYDFFRLFDGHTVSCYYYLLKPEKEIYDTLIEKFNLIPEETVFIDDTKVNIEACEKEGIRGIHLPDYTELEQKLEEFLK
- a CDS encoding DUF6348 family protein encodes the protein MFDKLKKLFKSKNKEVEHDSSTDRIEYTEKLNWGILPDNPSKVSMFQSPSGKNPNIVVADFLYDLLTEKGWEVHIINDEEGMKWLYVPKNGYYLLPLLNWIDQESHEGLLQVAATIQIHHKELFPNGIFEYQYGEFCDGLAKGIKSAFYSWVILDWNALVDAADPENAKNMNQVIEMNFDDKPPVKRHLFFGNMIAYPNINEEEAKKKGIDAEQYADEFCPCCLFTKSIESFSKQINNTGKNYAIRLFALKDPNGDLRADCRINGEEYPEAEENLKKYAETWKKSDIMKFRKQYVIITDVKENLNYKEWRKECQ
- a CDS encoding proline--tRNA ligase, producing MRLSKAFLKTYKESPKEAELASHQLMLRTSMIKQLTRGVYSYLPLGYRVLRKIENITREEMNRAGAQEIHMPVLQPASLWEESGRWFAYGPELMRIKDRNEREFALGPTHEEVVTDIVRNMVSSYKDLPFNLYQIQTKFRDEIRPRFGLMRGREFVMKDAYSFHINQESLDEEYQNMKSAYERIFTRCGLNFRAVEADSGSIGGDSSNEFMVLAESGEDDILYDDSSNYAANIEKAQSIIELKESDEEKLPKELVKTPHAKTIEDLANFLNIPKEKTVKAVMLKEITEDGENFVMALIRGDLDVNSVKLKNAIGAKTELEMMTAEDCEKFGIVPGYAGSYEKKEGLKVVIDETVKYVRNFALGANKEEHHYINVNLEDIVYDMVSDIRNAREGDTAPDGKGTLKLAKGIEVGHIFKLGDKYSKALNAAVLDENGKQQIMKMGCYGIGISRVMAAAIEQNNDEFGIIWPKNIAPYLVDVIIANVKDEAQSVLGEKIYEELLANGIEVVLDDRNERAGFKFKDADLIGFPLKIVAGKSAAEGKVEIKDRRTGESTEVKAEDVLQFVKDFMKD